One Acidobacteriota bacterium DNA segment encodes these proteins:
- a CDS encoding OmpA family protein codes for MRPQEWRRFPVLTLLALLWVVPAMSQDAAGCKDHPLLTRIPDFLIDDCETSEFDSHRFYDRHENEVVFEGRKTTLGYCLRDGGRERSFLEIWRNYANAITTAGGSVEYRTAHSGNLHLRRDGREFWAWLNDAGGGCFTLVIVEQQAMVQEVTAREMLDTLRRDGVVALSITFETNKAVIRPESQGLIEQVAAMLTTESNLVVSIEGHTDDTGTPAHNRLLSQQRAEAVVAALVGRGIAAGRLSATGWGQEKPVADNRTEEGRARNRRVEIVRR; via the coding sequence ATGAGACCGCAAGAATGGCGCCGGTTCCCGGTCCTGACGCTGTTGGCCCTGTTGTGGGTCGTCCCCGCCATGTCGCAGGACGCCGCCGGCTGCAAGGACCACCCGCTCCTCACCCGCATTCCCGATTTCCTGATCGACGACTGTGAGACGAGCGAGTTCGACTCGCATCGCTTCTACGACCGTCACGAGAACGAGGTGGTGTTCGAGGGCCGGAAGACCACGCTTGGGTACTGCCTCCGGGACGGCGGGCGCGAGCGGTCGTTCCTGGAGATCTGGAGGAACTACGCGAACGCCATCACGACCGCCGGCGGTTCGGTCGAATACCGGACGGCTCACAGCGGCAACCTCCACCTCAGGCGGGACGGACGCGAGTTCTGGGCCTGGCTCAACGATGCCGGAGGCGGCTGCTTCACGCTCGTCATCGTCGAGCAGCAGGCCATGGTCCAGGAGGTCACGGCGCGCGAGATGCTCGACACGCTGCGCCGGGACGGCGTGGTCGCCCTTTCCATCACCTTCGAGACCAACAAAGCCGTCATCCGTCCGGAGTCGCAGGGTCTCATCGAGCAGGTGGCAGCGATGCTCACGACCGAGTCGAACCTCGTCGTGAGCATCGAGGGGCACACCGACGACACGGGGACGCCGGCGCACAACCGGTTGCTGTCGCAGCAGCGTGCCGAGGCGGTGGTGGCTGCGCTCGTGGGCCGGGGCATTGCGGCCGGGCGGCTGAGCGCGACTGGTTGGGGGCAGGAGAAGCCCGTGGCCGACAACCGCACCGAAGAGGGGCGGGCCAGGAACCGGCGGGTGGAGATCGTCAGGAGATGA
- a CDS encoding dynamin family protein translates to MASRTLPPEFDDLLREEREVLAHLQRALVAVDAAVDDREVLARAMADLEDLFLLVVVGEFNAGKSAFVNVLLGADVLAEGVTPTTSQVTLLRHGEVPATTLGSDGVLVVTTPVERLRDVAVVDTPGTNAIVREHQAVTERFVPRADLVLFLTSVDRPFTESERAFLELVRDWGKKIVVVLNKIDILERDEDIDEVVRFVGTSAERLLGITPPIFPVSVRLARRTGSAVASEADPSRFVALRRFVEAMLADASRIRLKLQSPLGVARRLADRQLQAIDDRLGLLADDVRLLDDVERQLSAYRDDMRRDFAYRVADVDNQLLEMERRGHAYFDETLRFGRVFDLLTRSRVQEGFVREVVADTPQVIERKVDALIDWLVDADFRQWQAVTDHLAEGRRRHRERIVGDDGGRFHHDRSRLIEAVGREAQRVVDTYDRTREASAIADKARDAVAAAAALQVAAAGVGTAVTVAATTAAADITGLALAGVLAAIGLFVIPGRRARAKQEMRHKVSDLRDRLSRALHRHFEEEIDASVGRVEAGIAPYARFVRTERDRLAAARESFGEVNARLADLLRRLQS, encoded by the coding sequence ATGGCTTCGCGCACGCTGCCGCCCGAGTTCGACGACCTCCTGCGTGAAGAGCGCGAGGTGCTCGCCCATCTGCAGCGGGCCCTCGTCGCGGTCGACGCGGCCGTGGACGACCGCGAGGTGCTCGCTCGGGCGATGGCCGACCTCGAGGACCTGTTCCTGCTCGTCGTGGTGGGCGAGTTCAACGCGGGCAAGAGCGCCTTCGTCAACGTGCTCCTCGGGGCCGACGTGCTGGCCGAGGGCGTGACGCCGACGACCTCGCAGGTGACGCTCCTGCGCCACGGCGAGGTGCCGGCCACCACGCTCGGGAGCGACGGCGTCCTCGTCGTGACCACGCCGGTCGAGCGTCTGCGCGACGTGGCCGTGGTCGACACGCCCGGCACCAACGCCATCGTCCGCGAGCACCAGGCCGTGACCGAGCGTTTCGTGCCACGCGCCGACCTCGTCCTGTTCCTGACGAGCGTCGACCGGCCCTTCACGGAGAGCGAGCGGGCGTTTCTTGAGCTCGTGCGCGACTGGGGCAAGAAGATCGTCGTCGTCCTCAACAAGATCGACATTCTCGAGCGTGACGAGGACATCGACGAGGTCGTGCGGTTCGTCGGAACGAGCGCGGAGCGCCTGCTCGGCATCACCCCGCCGATCTTCCCGGTCAGCGTCAGGCTCGCGCGGCGGACAGGCTCGGCGGTGGCCTCCGAGGCCGATCCGAGCCGGTTCGTCGCCCTCCGGCGGTTCGTCGAGGCCATGCTCGCCGACGCGAGCCGGATCAGGCTCAAGCTGCAGAGTCCCCTCGGCGTTGCCAGGCGGCTCGCCGACCGTCAGCTGCAGGCCATCGACGACCGCCTCGGGCTCCTGGCCGACGACGTGCGGCTGCTCGACGACGTCGAGCGGCAGTTGTCGGCCTACCGGGACGACATGCGCCGCGACTTCGCCTATCGCGTGGCCGACGTCGACAATCAGCTGCTCGAGATGGAGCGGCGGGGCCACGCCTACTTCGACGAGACGCTTCGCTTCGGACGCGTCTTCGACCTGCTGACTCGCAGTCGCGTGCAGGAGGGGTTCGTCCGCGAGGTGGTGGCTGACACCCCGCAGGTCATCGAGCGAAAAGTCGACGCGCTCATCGACTGGCTCGTCGATGCCGACTTCCGCCAGTGGCAGGCCGTGACCGACCATCTCGCCGAGGGCCGCCGGCGGCACCGCGAGCGCATCGTCGGCGATGACGGAGGCCGGTTTCACCACGACCGGTCGAGGCTCATCGAGGCCGTCGGACGCGAGGCCCAGCGCGTCGTCGACACGTACGACCGCACGCGCGAGGCCTCGGCCATCGCCGACAAGGCGCGCGATGCCGTGGCGGCGGCCGCGGCCCTGCAGGTGGCCGCCGCCGGCGTCGGCACCGCCGTCACCGTGGCCGCGACCACCGCCGCCGCCGACATCACCGGCCTCGCGCTCGCGGGCGTGCTGGCCGCGATCGGACTCTTCGTGATCCCGGGCCGGCGCGCCCGTGCGAAGCAGGAGATGCGCCACAAGGTGTCCGACCTGCGCGATCGACTGTCGCGCGCCCTGCATCGTCACTTCGAGGAGGAGATCGACGCGAGCGTGGGCCGCGTCGAGGCGGGGATCGCCCCGTACGCCCGCTTCGTCAGGACCGAGCGGGATCGTCTCGCCGCCGCCAGGGAGAGCTTCGGTGAGGTGAACGCGCGACTGGCCGACCTGCTCCGCAGGCTCCAGAGCTGA
- a CDS encoding PEP-CTERM sorting domain-containing protein: MRLMPLVLALVGLVPASLTASPIVPSSGGYGWADGQTRGFVLTWDGQQAVFSVDGIGSASYGSVAECCGDLLDRAGEIRPGGYFELSRLVINSIPLSTTVQDTLDLAMLRQTALHNLGRLSGDLTLRWTTPGGTPPTDDPYGNHLVPTSRYASMMVRGEPGYGALTSTAVTGPPPQVPEPTTALLVGLGLLGAASLARRRLR, encoded by the coding sequence ATGCGTCTGATGCCACTCGTCCTGGCCCTCGTGGGCCTGGTGCCTGCCTCCCTCACGGCGTCCCCAATCGTTCCCTCGTCCGGTGGCTATGGCTGGGCCGACGGCCAGACCAGGGGGTTCGTCCTCACCTGGGATGGGCAACAGGCGGTCTTCTCGGTCGACGGCATCGGCAGCGCCTCGTACGGCTCGGTGGCCGAGTGCTGTGGCGACCTGCTGGACCGGGCGGGTGAGATCAGGCCCGGCGGCTACTTCGAGTTGAGCCGTCTCGTCATCAACAGCATTCCGCTGAGCACGACCGTCCAGGACACGCTCGATCTGGCGATGCTTCGCCAGACGGCGCTGCACAACCTCGGCCGCCTCTCCGGCGACCTCACGTTGCGCTGGACCACGCCGGGGGGAACGCCGCCGACCGACGATCCTTACGGCAACCACCTGGTGCCGACCAGCCGGTACGCGAGCATGATGGTGCGCGGCGAGCCGGGCTACGGCGCCCTGACGTCGACGGCCGTGACCGGTCCGCCGCCGCAAGTCCCCGAGCCGACCACCGCGCTGCTCGTCGGCCTGGGCCTGCTCGGCGCGGCGAGCCTGGCCCGCCGGCGCCTTCGCTGA
- a CDS encoding RluA family pseudouridine synthase, producing MPHRRRPLSAASADQSGSRGASPAEGDTGIEWRRFTADRGDARKRTDLAVVRHLADRPDVSRSRVRRWVEAGRVLVNGEPVGRPAVRLAQDDVVEVGLPPLVRRPRPAPEPLPLDVVYQDEMLLVVNKPPGVVVHPAHGHRGGTLFNALLWHARSWPVGQRPSLVHRLDRHTSGLLLVARTRVVHARLARLLGSRAAEKDYLAVVHGRARRSRFDVTLRLAPDPTDRRRVVASATEGRPSVTRVERLALSSGPRRGLSLVRCRLLTGRMHQIRAHLSAVGLPLVGDPVYCCAENVAWPDDSGLSEVCRRFARQALHAWRLTFPHPVSGRRLEFEASLPDDMAELVAAAGFTSPALRLMGSSRPR from the coding sequence GTGCCACACCGAAGACGGCCGCTGTCGGCGGCCAGCGCAGACCAGAGTGGGTCGCGCGGCGCGAGCCCCGCGGAAGGCGACACCGGCATCGAATGGCGCCGTTTCACGGCCGACCGAGGCGATGCGCGCAAGCGCACCGATCTCGCCGTCGTGCGTCATCTCGCCGATCGACCTGATGTGTCGCGGTCGAGGGTGCGTCGGTGGGTGGAAGCGGGTCGGGTCCTCGTCAACGGCGAGCCCGTGGGGCGCCCGGCGGTCAGGCTCGCGCAGGACGACGTGGTCGAGGTGGGGCTGCCGCCGCTCGTCAGGCGCCCGCGCCCGGCGCCCGAGCCGCTGCCGCTCGATGTCGTCTACCAGGACGAAATGCTGCTCGTCGTGAACAAGCCGCCGGGCGTCGTCGTTCACCCCGCCCATGGCCATCGTGGGGGCACGCTGTTCAATGCCCTCCTGTGGCACGCGCGGAGCTGGCCCGTCGGGCAGCGGCCGTCGCTCGTCCATCGCCTCGACCGGCACACGTCAGGCCTGCTGCTCGTCGCGCGCACGCGGGTCGTTCACGCGCGACTCGCCAGGTTGCTGGGGTCGCGCGCAGCCGAGAAGGACTACCTCGCCGTCGTTCACGGCCGGGCGCGACGCTCGAGGTTCGACGTCACGCTCCGGCTCGCGCCCGATCCCACCGATCGGCGGAGAGTCGTCGCGTCGGCGACTGAGGGCCGCCCGAGCGTGACGCGCGTCGAGCGCCTTGCCCTGTCGTCGGGCCCGCGTCGGGGGCTCTCCCTCGTGCGGTGCCGGTTGCTGACGGGACGCATGCACCAGATTCGAGCGCACCTCTCCGCGGTCGGGCTGCCGCTTGTCGGCGACCCCGTCTATTGCTGCGCCGAGAATGTGGCGTGGCCCGACGACTCCGGGCTGTCGGAGGTGTGCCGGCGTTTCGCCCGTCAGGCGCTGCACGCGTGGCGCCTGACGTTTCCCCATCCGGTCAGCGGCCGTCGTCTCGAGTTCGAGGCCAGCCTGCCCGATGACATGGCGGAGCTCGTGGCGGCTGCGGGGTTCACGAGTCCGGCACTGCGGTTGATGGGGTCGTCGCGGCCCCGGTGA
- a CDS encoding MSCRAMM family adhesin SdrC encodes MSREERSAEVEERSEQLLRGPLQHVRAAALAAVLVPLASVAAAPAMAQTCASGGATVGDFVWHDANGNGVQDAGEPGISSAVVSAVSADGTHVTYTDEMGYYLFYGLCPGEYRIEVQIPPGMQPSPVSQGGDPALDSNGAPDGAGHSVARVQAEAWSYDDSIDFGFVESAPPGGEVGTGTPGYWMNHPEAWPVEEITVGGKTYSKSEALAWLWKKGADRTLTMFSSLVPAMLNVLAGTDASCVQATIDAANAWMSAPPVGYGPVGSRVHPASYAWKVGEPLHRTLDNYNNGMLCAPSRDALE; translated from the coding sequence ATGTCTCGAGAAGAACGTTCGGCAGAGGTCGAGGAGAGATCTGAGCAGTTGCTGCGGGGGCCACTGCAGCACGTGCGGGCTGCGGCGCTCGCCGCGGTGCTCGTACCGCTGGCCTCGGTGGCGGCCGCACCGGCCATGGCCCAGACCTGCGCGTCGGGTGGGGCGACGGTGGGTGACTTCGTCTGGCACGATGCCAACGGCAACGGCGTACAGGACGCGGGAGAACCCGGGATCTCCAGCGCCGTGGTGTCGGCAGTGTCGGCCGACGGCACGCACGTCACTTACACCGACGAGATGGGGTACTACCTCTTCTACGGTCTGTGTCCCGGCGAGTACCGCATCGAGGTGCAGATCCCGCCGGGCATGCAGCCGTCTCCCGTGTCGCAGGGTGGCGATCCAGCCCTCGACAGCAACGGGGCTCCTGACGGCGCTGGCCACAGCGTCGCGCGGGTTCAGGCCGAGGCATGGTCCTACGACGACTCGATCGACTTCGGCTTCGTCGAGTCGGCCCCGCCTGGTGGCGAGGTCGGAACCGGCACGCCCGGCTACTGGATGAACCATCCCGAGGCGTGGCCGGTCGAGGAAATCACCGTGGGCGGGAAGACCTACTCGAAGAGCGAGGCACTCGCCTGGCTCTGGAAGAAGGGTGCCGACCGTACCCTCACCATGTTCAGCTCGCTCGTGCCCGCGATGCTGAACGTCCTTGCCGGCACCGATGCGAGCTGCGTCCAGGCCACCATCGATGCGGCCAACGCCTGGATGTCGGCGCCGCCGGTCGGCTACGGGCCTGTCGGCAGCAGGGTGCACCCGGCGAGCTATGCGTGGAAGGTGGGCGAGCCGCTCCATCGCACGCTCGACAACTACAACAACGGCATGTTGTGCGCGCCGAGCCGCGACGCGCTCGAATAG
- a CDS encoding DinB family protein, producing the protein MTGSRDVRPLLAIIDQAYDHRSWHGTNLRGSIRRITPAQVAWRPAQGRHSIWEIVVHTAYWKYAVWRRLTGERRGSFPLKGSDWFARPDEFDARAWHADVALLGHMHARLREAVAALPADRLGRRAPGSPFTFSDLVAGAAAHDLYHAGQIQLLKRLAVSPLSGASRPR; encoded by the coding sequence ATGACCGGGTCGCGTGACGTGCGGCCGTTGCTGGCGATCATCGACCAGGCGTACGATCACCGATCGTGGCACGGCACGAACCTTCGAGGATCGATCCGCCGCATCACACCGGCGCAGGTCGCCTGGCGTCCGGCACAGGGGCGCCACAGCATCTGGGAGATCGTGGTGCACACCGCGTACTGGAAGTACGCGGTGTGGCGTCGGCTGACCGGAGAGCGCCGCGGATCGTTCCCGCTCAAGGGATCCGACTGGTTCGCGCGGCCGGACGAGTTCGACGCAAGAGCGTGGCATGCCGACGTCGCGCTGCTCGGACACATGCACGCCAGGCTGCGCGAGGCCGTGGCGGCCCTGCCTGCGGACCGACTCGGACGACGCGCGCCGGGCAGCCCGTTCACCTTCAGCGACCTGGTCGCAGGCGCGGCCGCGCACGACCTCTACCACGCCGGCCAGATTCAGCTGCTCAAGAGGCTGGCCGTCTCGCCGCTGTCGGGGGCCTCGCGTCCGCGATGA
- a CDS encoding DUF1343 domain-containing protein, translating to MAVVLGIDRLLASSAIDGRRVGLVANPASVDARFAHTADRLLAHDRAELAALFGPQHGFQADLQDNMIETPHARDARRRVPVYSLYSETREPTAAMLDDLDVLVIDLADVGTRVYTFIYTMANCLKAAARHGLPVVVCDRPNPIGGLEVEGPVLEEGFESFVGLFPIPMRHGMTIGELARLFNETFGLGADLSVVAMEGWRREWFFDETGLPWVIPSPNMPTLDTAMVYPGAVLFEGTLLSEGRGTTRPFEIMGAPWVHADRLAAALNAYALPGAWFRSVAFEPTFHKHVGTTCHGCQLHVTDRHVFRPVAAAVAWLREIHVQDPAQFAWRPPPYEYEWDKMPIDILAGSSGLREQIEAHTDPRAIAEGWEPDVAAFLPARQAALLY from the coding sequence ATGGCGGTCGTCCTCGGCATCGACAGGCTGCTGGCCTCCTCGGCCATCGACGGCCGGCGGGTGGGTCTCGTGGCGAACCCCGCGTCGGTCGACGCGCGCTTCGCCCACACCGCCGATCGCCTGCTGGCGCACGACCGCGCCGAGCTGGCCGCGCTCTTCGGCCCCCAGCACGGTTTCCAGGCCGACCTGCAGGACAACATGATCGAGACGCCGCACGCGCGCGACGCGCGTCGGCGGGTACCCGTGTACTCGCTTTACAGCGAGACGCGCGAGCCCACCGCGGCGATGCTCGACGATCTCGACGTCCTCGTCATCGACCTCGCCGACGTGGGGACCCGGGTCTACACGTTCATCTACACGATGGCCAACTGCCTGAAGGCGGCCGCCCGCCACGGGCTGCCGGTCGTCGTCTGCGATCGGCCGAACCCGATTGGCGGCCTCGAGGTGGAAGGCCCCGTGCTCGAGGAGGGATTCGAATCGTTCGTGGGCTTGTTCCCGATCCCCATGCGGCACGGCATGACGATTGGGGAGCTCGCGCGGCTGTTCAACGAGACGTTCGGCCTCGGCGCCGATCTGAGCGTCGTCGCGATGGAGGGCTGGCGGCGCGAGTGGTTCTTCGACGAGACGGGGCTGCCATGGGTCATCCCGTCGCCGAACATGCCGACGCTCGACACGGCCATGGTGTACCCGGGCGCGGTCCTCTTCGAGGGGACGCTGCTCTCGGAGGGCCGCGGCACGACGCGGCCCTTCGAGATCATGGGGGCGCCGTGGGTGCACGCCGATCGGCTGGCCGCCGCGCTCAACGCGTACGCCCTGCCGGGCGCGTGGTTCAGGTCCGTCGCCTTCGAGCCCACGTTCCACAAGCACGTGGGGACGACCTGCCACGGCTGCCAGCTGCACGTGACCGACCGCCACGTGTTCCGCCCGGTCGCGGCCGCGGTGGCGTGGCTGCGAGAGATCCACGTGCAGGACCCCGCGCAGTTCGCGTGGCGTCCTCCGCCCTACGAGTACGAGTGGGACAAGATGCCGATCGACATCCTCGCCGGGTCGAGCGGGCTGCGTGAGCAGATCGAGGCGCATACCGACCCGCGGGCGATCGCGGAGGGTTGGGAACCGGACGTCGCCGCCTTCCTGCCGGCGCGCCAGGCCGCGCTGCTCTACTGA
- a CDS encoding metal-dependent hydrolase, with protein MDPVCHTLVGAALAESGLKRTTALATATLIIGANAPDIDALTYFFGDSLLWRRGWTHGALALVVLPVVLTAVMLAWDRLVRRRRGRQPPQAARPAPLLGLAALAVLTHPTLDWLNNYGMRWLMPFDTTWFYGDTLFIIDPWMWAALGLGVLMSRARARRAVRPAGGAGRPARVALALTLVYVVAMLVGSRYGRTLVLRDLARVGHPAPVRLMVAPTFGTPFRKHVVVEVDDAYLTGTVHLLDGAVRLGRTTRSRETDHPAIEAATARPEARGIVGWARFPVYVVEERADAWLVRIDDARYAPPDDRSWAATDVVVPKTVTGAATTPSTAVPDS; from the coding sequence ATGGATCCCGTCTGCCACACCCTCGTCGGCGCGGCGCTCGCCGAGTCGGGCCTCAAACGCACCACCGCGCTCGCCACCGCCACCCTGATCATCGGGGCGAACGCACCCGACATCGACGCCCTGACCTACTTCTTCGGCGACTCGTTGCTCTGGCGGCGCGGTTGGACGCACGGCGCCCTGGCCCTGGTCGTCCTGCCGGTCGTGCTGACGGCCGTCATGCTGGCATGGGACCGGCTGGTCCGCCGGCGGCGGGGTCGCCAGCCCCCGCAGGCCGCCCGTCCGGCGCCGCTGCTGGGCCTCGCCGCCCTCGCCGTGCTGACGCACCCGACGCTCGATTGGCTGAACAACTACGGCATGCGCTGGCTGATGCCGTTTGACACCACCTGGTTCTACGGCGACACGCTGTTCATCATCGATCCGTGGATGTGGGCGGCGCTGGGGCTCGGTGTGCTCATGTCGCGGGCGCGGGCTCGCCGCGCGGTCAGACCGGCGGGCGGCGCGGGACGTCCGGCGCGGGTCGCCCTCGCGCTGACCCTCGTCTACGTCGTCGCCATGCTGGTCGGGAGTCGATACGGGCGGACCCTGGTGCTCCGCGACCTGGCTCGTGTCGGGCACCCTGCCCCGGTCCGGCTGATGGTCGCCCCGACGTTCGGCACCCCGTTCCGGAAGCACGTGGTCGTGGAGGTCGACGATGCGTACCTGACCGGCACGGTGCACCTTCTCGACGGGGCCGTGCGCCTCGGTCGGACGACGCGATCGCGCGAGACCGATCACCCGGCCATCGAGGCCGCGACGGCGCGCCCGGAGGCGCGAGGTATCGTCGGCTGGGCCAGGTTTCCCGTCTACGTCGTCGAGGAACGGGCCGACGCCTGGCTCGTGCGCATCGACGATGCGCGCTACGCGCCGCCCGACGACCGGTCGTGGGCCGCGACCGACGTCGTGGTGCCGAAGACGGTCACCGGGGCCGCGACGACCCCATCAACCGCAGTGCCGGACTCGTGA
- a CDS encoding DinB family protein encodes MDPETRRQLVQQYRDGVQAVLDALDGITDAELDARPGPGQWTAREIVHHLADSEMTSAIRLRLLVAGDRPAIVGYDQDAFARRLFYDRPIDASLLAFRAARETTAELLDRLSEDDWRRSGTHSEIGPYSVTLWLEIYAEHAVKHAGQIRRARASART; translated from the coding sequence GTGGATCCCGAGACCCGGCGACAACTCGTGCAGCAGTACCGCGACGGCGTGCAGGCGGTCCTCGATGCGCTCGACGGCATCACCGACGCCGAGCTCGATGCCCGGCCGGGACCGGGCCAGTGGACCGCCCGCGAGATCGTCCACCACCTGGCCGACTCCGAGATGACGAGCGCCATTCGATTGCGGTTGCTCGTCGCCGGCGATCGGCCCGCCATCGTCGGCTACGACCAGGACGCCTTCGCGCGCCGGCTCTTCTACGATCGCCCGATCGACGCGTCGCTCCTCGCGTTCCGTGCGGCGCGGGAGACCACCGCGGAGCTGCTCGACCGGCTCTCGGAGGACGACTGGCGCCGGAGCGGCACGCACAGCGAGATCGGGCCGTACTCGGTCACGCTCTGGCTCGAGATCTACGCCGAGCACGCCGTGAAGCACGCCGGGCAGATTCGCCGGGCGCGGGCGAGCGCCCGCACCTGA
- a CDS encoding MTH1187 family thiamine-binding protein, which translates to MKVLVDVSVVPLGVGVSVSKYVAACERVLQEAGLKTALHAYGTNVEGEWDAVFAAVKRCHEVVHAMGAPRVSTTMRVGTRTDREQSLEDKVRSVEAKLRGDG; encoded by the coding sequence ATGAAGGTGCTCGTCGACGTCTCGGTCGTGCCGCTCGGTGTCGGCGTCTCGGTCTCGAAGTACGTGGCGGCCTGCGAGCGCGTGCTCCAGGAAGCCGGACTGAAGACGGCGCTGCACGCCTACGGGACCAACGTGGAGGGTGAGTGGGACGCGGTGTTCGCGGCCGTGAAGCGCTGCCACGAGGTGGTACACGCGATGGGCGCACCGCGCGTGTCGACGACCATGCGCGTCGGCACGCGCACCGACCGCGAGCAGAGCCTCGAGGACAAGGTCAGGAGCGTCGAGGCGAAGCTACGCGGCGATGGCTGA